The genomic window taaattaaatttaaaaaaaaaacttttaaaccacctttttcaaattgcgcaagttgtattattaatattaatgttaataaatgaaatataaatattttgacggtTCACAATTTGACAaatcacttttaactgcagtgccttataatttttaaagcactggtgcttgaaagtagcatttttaacacgtttgtagaaaaatatatttaaaaacactaatatatcctctccacaccttttctggactgatacatacataaattaaaacatttagtaacgaactccatactgtctgtgtgcgcatgcgcgcagattaataaaatgtcaccctcaatcgcgcctaaagaagtataacttcaaagatTCAGAAAATATGGAGAAACCGAACGTCAACAGCAGTGCGCATTCCAATCAGAAATACAAAGTGAATTTGGTCGTGCTTTACCTCATTGTTAGTAACTTTTTGTACCCATGGAATTCTCAATCACTAGAATGGTAGTATACAATGTATATCTCAGACGGTAGTCCTTTGTTATTATTTATAAGTGTTTAAAGAGTCCCTATTACAACGTAAAATTACAAAGTAAAATCAAagtatcttcttcttaaagtgcctatccgattcggatgttggcgaccatcatggctatcgtgactttgtttaccgcagcgcgaaacagttcagtggtagtcgtgttatactaCTTTCGTAAATTGTGAAGCCAGAAAATGTGTCTTCTTCCCGGTGCTCTATTACcttttaccttcccttggagaattatttggagaaggccgtaacgttcttgatttctcattacatatTCTAGGTAttctaattttttagttttgatgGTCATGAGAATTTCTTAccctttccccattctacgcaggacttgcacattagtaattcggtcaacccatgatatacgtaagatgcgcctgtaacaccacatatCGAAAGCTTaaagccgattcatagatgcaacagctagtgtccacgcttccattccgtaggaCAGAattgtgaatatgtagcatttcaatagacggtattttgtttttaatgatatgtctcgactgttgaaaatgggtctcactCTAACGAATGCTGCTtttgcttttattattcgctgtttaatttccgttgagtggtcccattggccaTTTAAATTGgtgcccagatatgtatattgctcgactctgttggttgattgtacataagttgattgtaagttgagcgtttagcattgtttttttactaattgtcataaattttgtcttctttatcttaagagctagtccgtatctgttgtTGACTTCTGTTATGCAATTtattaatatctgtaaatcattcattTTATCGGCAAAATCTATGATGTCCCCTGCatatatctaatgttattcaaccattcaccgtTTATTAATATCCCtttcgcacaaccgtctaaagcttccttaaatacccattcagaATAAATATtcaatagtagtggagataatatacagccctgtcgtacccctcgttctattgcaattttatcagttaactgaTCTTCTAATTTGATTTTGGCagtttgattgtaataaatgtttctgataattctcAAATCTTTGTTTTCAGttccaatttcttgcattagagttattaatttgtcatgttttactctgtcaaatgctttctggtaatctataaagcatacgtatATCTCACAATTTACATCCCTGCATCTCTGAAATAGCATTTGTACAGCAAAAAGGGCCTCCCGTGTTCCCAGAGCATCACGAAATCCGAATTGTGTTTTTGTTAGTTGTTCCTCGCActttgtattgggaccgtgcaaattcggcaaagcgacccctatttctacgctctgtacttatattcgcacttttaattatattggccaattatattagtcctggttactggataattgtcaaggccatagtccaaaaaaataataagaaaaaataagattcaggttatgttatgaaacagtaaacaattgtatgtagtaaataaaattagttattaaaatgaagtactgcaagcaaaatacaattaattaaatttacctttatataataattgcatatcatatcaatattgtggagcaatgtATAATTTTTCTGcctcaatgacagaaggtatgaaatatacgtcaatttgacaatttcaattgacaatatgaattatttaagatagttgcaatatttctccgcgactcgcgcacggtcgtttctcgtttcccttccaagtacttgcacaccgcgaatacattCTTTtgtgaatcacctttagaaatgttttaagtaaatggctcATAAAGATTTGTTTCTATCCATTTTTGGAGAATTATGCCTGTGCCACATATAGAGAGaagatctaaattatggaataaattcattttctctaaaatggacgactttagagaaaaatcccgaaataggttgagatttttattttcaaattacaatgttttcgcatatatttcatactagttacgtcatccacctgagcgtggtgacgtaatcgatgatttttttaaatgggaataggggtcgtgtggcacctcatttgaaagggtgttcaattctctatacagtaatataaacattaggtaatatcattatttatacagggtggccaaaataataattttttaattaaattaattgacgaaaaaagaagaatgtatgcaatttatttaactcaaaatacattcgatcaccgtcagaaaatagaaaaaaaaatgttgatttggcaaataaacattgcttttcgcttaaattaaatgttcaaactgctaagaggtgggtgggaggctgtttgtgatttaaattaagcgaaaagaaatgtttatttgtgaaataaatatttttttctatttactgacagtagtacaatgtattttgagttaataaATCATATAAATTCTTCTGTTTgcttcaattaatttaattcaaaaattatttttttttatcaccctgcataaatattgatattatcgtttatattaccgaataaagaattgaacaccctttcaaatgagatgccacacgacctctattcccatttaaaaatcattgattacgtcatcacgctcagatgtaTGACGTCACAAGTATGAAATATACgccaaacaattgtaatttaaaaataaaaatcgatctgtttcagaatttttcttcaaagtcgtccattttagagaaaatgaatttattccataatttagatcctctctgtatattgttaaatatatttgTCAACCATTTTATGCCGTAAAGTAAAACTACTATTCCAAATTTTACTTACTTGGGGCAGTAGAAGGTCCAGGTGTGGTTGCTATAAAAAGaagatttaaaattattaatgaaaatacAGTATAATGTTATGATTTagttaaaatattaatatttattataattactagatcttttaaatttaaatatgatgCAAAAACTGAAGTTAATTACTAgttgtttatattttaaaattatataaaaaaacaagaGTACAACGGGTACTTTCAACGCTGAAATATAGAGCTAGTCGTACCCATAGCTAGGGGAGAAGGTACTactgttgattgaaatattaatatgggTTAAATCAATCACCGGTACTACAGATATTTTGGATagcttggatattagtgcacccttaATATgttgtgtagattttggcattggatccgagcatgacatgtaacaccgttgccgtatcctctattttttcatactatcacattacaattttttgtgatattatatttgtgtgtgaaatgtatcatttgtgtattttaggtatgttctaatatgttatgtatagataggtttttacttgattattttaaatcattgtgaagTTTAAtttgctagaaaccttgtaatattgtgtaatgtgtaaaaaataagtagttttgaaacaccaattaagtaaagtttattatgttgtcgttttcaccaattttgaaaaaatgtgaaaacgttgaattatccacgtccgtctgtcagtccgtccgtcttgtctgtctgtttgtaaactcaactcctccgtcattatatcaggtagaatgacaaatgaggtgtcaaatgaaagcttataatccaaggattgtactaaaggtgagaaatttaacctaggctgtctgtccgtctgtccgtctgaccgcgaatataattccctcgtcactataccaggtagaacaacaaatgaggtgtcaaatgaaagtttataaaccgaggatggtactaaaggtgagaaatttgaggCTGTCTATCCGTGCGACtatctgtccgaccgcgaatataactcctccgtcactataccagtaTTGTACTATTCCAGTGACTTTAacacagtacttctggtcgcatttctaaaacccgAATTTCCACCTTTTGTACCATCCTTGGagtataagctttcatttgacacctcatttgtgattctacctgcTATAAGGACGGAGGAGTAAACGTTAttataaaattattctattattcttgtagttacatttaacattgattgaaattatgaaagaaataaagaaaacagTATGGCAATACTGTGGACCCaaaaaacataagattcagctgtgggttacatagggtgcactaataccCAAGCTGTTCGATATTTTTAACCTGAATTAACTGTGAAACAAATAGATAGTAAGACTTACTTGCTACTGGAGCACgacctgaaaaaaaaataaatgattatTACTAGTTTTTTATACATTAGTgaagtaataaataataataaacatttagTTGTGAATCGAAACAAGAGCCGGCTTATTTTAGTATTTCAGAGTAGTAGTAATTAGTTTAAACCCTTTTTAGGGTTTTTTCAGAGAGTGCGTATTTGATTCTCTCGGAACCACTACAATTCGGGCCGCCGGTATCGGCTCACAACAAAATAACATGATGGCATGGATgccgtagcggcatctgctaaagacgaatgaaagttttacttttaatattaacaatatcaaaatgaaaactttattagaactaatcttctggttacaccattcgtggcttctaaaatttgcaagccaacgaattgccggagctaagaagaccgaggaagatctatcaggttgcatctcacttcccgcctgtccagcacggtaGAATTCCAATAAAGATTAGTTCCCAATACTCAGATTAGGAgtagaactaataaaaataataaataatcatttcgttgtgaatcgaaacaagagccgtcttattttagttagttcagagagcgccaaaagcactctaactagtttcaacccATCTTAGGGTTTCTTTAGAGCAGTATGGTCCAACCTCACCCAGGCGAGCCGCATGCGCCCCTCAAACACATTTCAAAAGTATTGCCATTGATAACTTTTACCTGTTCCAACTCTGTCTAACTTTTCGTAATCTTAAGAAAGTAGTTAACCTTGAACACCCACTCCCGATGAGCGGGCAGTTAGCTTCAGTCAGCTGCACGTGTCGTGTTGAATTAACAGTGGCGAATAAATTGAATGTTAAATTCAGAATGAGTAGTGCCAAAAAACGCAAAATTTTCGAAGAGAATCGTACGTTCCAAGGAAAATGGGAAAATCAATATTTCTTCATCGAATTAAAAGGCATAAAGGCAAACCTGAGTGCATTACTTGTTGTCAAGTACTCGCGGTATCAAAAGAATACAATATTAGTAGGCATTATGAAacccagcacaaaacaaaatacgacAAATATCAAGGTGAAGCTCGCAATACTCTTGTAAAAGAACTTAAAGCTAAATTGAATAAACAAAAATCTCTGTTTACAAAACCGACAGCTGTTCAATCATCAAGCTTAACAGCATCATATGAAGTATGTTTAGAGCTTGTCAAAAGTAAAAAAGCATTTAGAGATGGAGAAATGATCAAGCGGTGTGCCGTTAAAATGGCGCGATCCTTTGGAGATGAAAAGATGGCCAAAAATTTTGAATGTGTTTCAGTTTCCCATCAAACTGTATCTAGAAGAGTTGATGAGCTGAATActcatgtatttaaaaaaatggtcgACACAGTTCGTGATTGTTTGTACTACTCCTTAGCCCTGGACGAATCTGTTAATATTAGGTACTGACAAAAATCAGCTATTAATTTTTGTTAGATGCATCAGTGAAAATTTTTGTGAAACTGAGGAACTTCTAAAACTGCACCACATGGAAGACGGGACCAAAggtataaatatatttgaagCAGTTAGTGACGCTGTGAAAAATATAGGCGGTTTTCAAAAGTGCTCTTGCGTTTGCACCGACGCCGACGGAGCAAAACCAATGACGGGACGCATAACGGGATTGGCTGGACTTTTGCGGGAAAATGGTGTTAACTGTGTTATGTTTCATTGCATTATCCATCACGAGGCTCTCTGCGGAAAGATAATTAAAATCAACGATACTATGAAAACTGTAGTGCAGATAGTAAACAGCTAAGAGGAGGAAACAGAGCTCAGCGACACCGAAAATTCATCTCTTTCTTGGAGGAATTAAATACTGGATATAAAAACGTCCCCCTAAATTCAGAGATACGCTGGTTGAGTGCAGGTAAATGCcttagaaaatttttttctttaagaaaAGAGATCTTACTGTTTTTTGAAACGGAAATTGTTATTAACACGGACGTATTTATAACAAAGCTTAAGAACAAAACATTTCTTCATGAACTGGCATTTCTAACAGACATTACCTCTCACTTGAACACATTAAACCTACAACTACAGGGGAAAAATAAGACAGTATCACAGTTGGTTGGTCAAATTGAGacattttccaaaaaacttgATCTTTTCGAGAACTGCATGAAAATAAACGACCTCACACATTTTCCTGCGTGTTTCGAAATAAATCAAGAAGAAACCATGGTCGATTTCTCGAGGTTTGCAAAAGttcttacagaaataaaaagagaaTTCGATGAAAGATTTTCGGAATTTGATGCACTAAAACCAGATCTTGAGCTTTTTAACAATCCAATGGGAGTCAACATCCAGAACCAATCAGCAGAATACCAATTAGAGCTGTGCGAACTACAGTCCGATTCGTTTTTTCACGCAAAGAAAAATGAAGACATTAGTACCTTTTGGAAGTTGGTCTCCAAGGATCGTTTCCCTAAACTTCGTAACTTTGCGTTGAAACTATACCTATTCAATGTTTGGTAGTATATATGTATATAGTTATGGTAGTATATAGTTATGGTAGTACGTATATATGTGAAAGTACATTTTCTGCTTTGAAGCATATTAAATCTAAAACACGTAATCGCATGGAAAACGATTCTCTGGAAGCGTGTATTAGAACTAGGACTAGCATAGATATAGATGTGCAAAAGTTAGTAGAGGATAAACCCTTGCCTCAAAtatcccattgattttttattttatgttaaattttaaacataacatgTAAATTGTAAACCATAATAAAATActtgtaaataatatttcatttgtatattatttaaaaaaaaaaactttttttgaacGAGTCGAGTTCTCTGGCCCTTcataataatttcaaatttaatacgGCCCGTAACGTCTAAAAGGTTGGACCACACTGCTTTAGAGAGTGTATAtatatttgattctctctgaaccactaaaattctgGCCGCCGATATCGGTTCACAACGAAATAACATGAGGGCATGGATGCCGTGGCGGCATCTGCTAAGCAGATTAGATATTCTAGTCTTCCAGTAGTGTTAAATGTAATGCAAGTTTTATTattcagattaaaaaaagaaacaaatatttttaacgaATACTTACTGCAGTCAACTTCGTCAGGGAAATCACAGTAGTTTTTAATATGATTCCATAATCTATTAGCTGGACATTTTTCAAGATATCTGAGTCCGTGATCACATTCGTAATATTCTGAGCAATTACCAGGAACGTAATCGTATGTGATTATGTCAGAGGGATAAGGACAATTAGGATCTGGCGTAAAATCTACAAAAATACCATTCTTAAAAAACATTTCATTGTTAAATGTAAGTAATATGTACTTTTTACTTTTCTTTATCTTATACATTACTATTAAGtgtaagatataaaaaaaatccaGGAATTTtgcttaaggggataggcgcaaactttcggctccaatatttaaatgcatttattttttttggaatcttgagaaaactaattagtatttttgaaaaatttaaacgcagaatgaaagattacgttattaccgaggaccgaaagtccctgaaaacttcaatatgtttattttaataagttacaggactgaaaaaaaaaagagaaaatttagtatgatttttaatttcaaatatttcattcaaaagaaactttttatttattctaaggtaatttcggcccttggtaataatttagtctttcattctgcgtttaaatttttcaaaaatagttattagttttttcaagatcgaaaaaaaaatgaacaccatgtccgtAGTGATGTTTTCCAAATCAAACATTCgttatctttgtcatacaacgcactcagtctaACATAATGTGCTGACAAGACAGTGGCAAACAAGactactaaatatttgacacggcttcagaaatattttgagttgtttattaaataatattgatagtgtatttgataaataattgatttaagacgtgaaattaataaaaagttattgtttattatgtatggaagatccaagcagagaatacaccaggatatattctgtgagtattttgttgttaaagatgttctgatgttcaaaatttatctaagcgttccatagtaacagtatagtattaataaaatcactttaccacttttcttttttctcaattagatattagtttttattgtatagtatataaattattgtaatcactgaatacatagttagtgaaaaattaatcatattaattaactgaattaataacttaagcgattatacaagtaacacttatccaagaacattcaaaagccatctctaagttaataatgacaatgtcattgtcaagtaatgtttacatctccataccagtgagaattttactacacgaaATTTTCCGtgcaaagaaagaaaaagtagggatatccgtaaaatatttgcgcctacgctcttaaaaatgtgtaaaaaatatcttttattattaaatttgttCATATATTACCTGATGGTCGAGTAGCCTGTGTAGCTCTTGTACGTGGAGCctctgaaataaaaaattaaaatatactcATAATATAAAATTCATTTTGATTTTCACTAAATAAAATGGATCAATTTATAATCGACGAAATTGTTACATTTGCTTTCCACTTATGGAGATGGATGTTCTCCGTTTTATACAAACttatacaaatttatacaaaCTTTTGACAACCGCTGTGAAAAGAAGGTTTGTTCTAATAGTCAAACATTCGATTATTATTGTTCTGGATCTAAGATTGAAGCCCagatccatttttttttaatttctgtcgtaccattttattttttttatgacttCGTTTTTATACTACATcacaaacaaattaatatatgaaATTGATAGCTACAGATAAAGTATCATAATTTTTGTTAGCTtgttttctttgttttatttcttcagtatTTCTGGTTTAGCTCTTTAACTAccatttcatatatttttttctccaattttatttttgtttatgtgctAGTAAAAGTGATTTAGAGAACCACATCCACTCTTCCGATTCTGAACAACTCGACCTCGTTAATTTTGTTTGCCTCAAAACACAAACCATCGTTTGAGTTTTTCGAAAATTAAACGTGAGTTTATCTGGTTTTATTAATCAAGATTCTTTCGTGATTTATGCATaatttgtacatttttttatataaatagttATCTAATAACCCgcactttaagaaaaaatctaaAAGGAAGCAATTACACTCATCTTAGGAAATATTAACTTACCTGTTGGAGCTGATGGATCGATTTCTGAAAAAAGAAAGTATGTAATTAgcagatctaactaaacaacaaAAATGTATGGTTGTATGAACAAATTATTAACAACAAATTAGAGAGCATAATGGGTGAAAGGAATGTAGAATGAATGTCGGGAATATTAGAAGATGTAATTAAAGAAGCAGCAAATATTTCCAGCACCAATGACAacacaaagaaaaaacaaaaataatggtttgatgaagaatgtaaaCAAGGATTGGAAGAACGGACCAGACTATGATTAAAAATgataattcaaggaaaaagagAAGCGTGGGAAAATTACATTGACTAAAgaaataaaacctaaaaaatacTACGAGAAAAAAGAGAAGcattacccacataacaatttcatgttcctagtagattcatagaacatatttttcagaaaaagtatatactgagaatatccgtaattaccattgcgaatgtgcagagaaGATACtaagtatatactacattacagtacttaaacgttctatgtatatacttagaatgtactaccgcacttctttttagtatatatcaagaacatactttttgaaggttctaaggaggtgctataaaccttctatttatatacttagaatgtactatcgcacatatttttagtatatgggaagaatattcgaaggaagtgctatataccttctagttatgtacttagaatgtactatcgcacatatttttagtatatgggaagaatattccaaggaagtgctatataccttctatttatatacttagaatgtactatcgcacatatttttagtatatgggaagaatattccaaggatgtgctatatatttctcagaagtatgttttctacatcacccaatctcatcctaggttctactaatatattatatttacatattctaattgcatatgagaatgtagttattacattctacaatattacgtaaaaagtaagtataaaatataaaatataagtaatatatttagttattatgtgcacatcaaaataaaaatgctgcttatatattatataagcatcattgttatgtgggtatgAAGCTAAGTTGAAAAATATAGAGAAAAGCTATAAACATAATCAAATTAGGAACCTGTACCAAGGgataaaaataacaaacgaggacaCCAGCCGAAAACTGTACATTATAAAGATAAGAATAGAGAAATGATTATGGGAGAACCAGAGATATTAGAACACTGGAAGTAGTACTTTGATAGCTTCTAAATGGACCTGAACAGACAGACGATAATAACGAGGAAGCAATGGATTTAGTAAATTGAAGAGCAGGCTCCGACTTTAAGCAAATTTCAGAATAACATCGAGAatgtaaaaatgaataaaacccCAGGAAGCGACTGCATAACGGCTGAAATGATTAAATTTGCAGGAAATCAGTTAGTAGATAAAATCCAGAAGCTAATTAAAGATATTATATGGAAACAAGAAATACTGCCTGAGGAATGGACAGAAGCAAGAAGAAATACTATGCCCTAATCACAAAAAAGGAAATACGGTTGATTGTCACAATTATCAAAGCATACAATAATCTTAGCTAAAAGCAAAATAGAACTGATGGAAACAGTCGTGAAACTCGaagagagggcagcaaccaaaggattgtatataaatgaagcaaaaacaaagtatgtGGAATGCACAAATAAGCAGTT from Diabrotica virgifera virgifera chromosome 5, PGI_DIABVI_V3a includes these protein-coding regions:
- the LOC126885740 gene encoding peritrophin-1-like isoform X2 is translated as MNHFLTLCIIGLAASKIDPSAPTEAPRTRATQATRPSDFTPDPNCPYPSDIITYDYVPGNCSEYYECDHGLRYLEKCPANRLWNHIKNYCDFPDEVDCSRAPVATTTPGPSTAPSQVCVGQKDGTLLPDADDCAKYYECLRGQAIEFTCPDGTLWDQDEQVCDYPSRVDCKVTPKSF